Below is a genomic region from Treponema sp. OMZ 798.
TTTAGGCAGGAGGGAGGCTATCTTTTTTATTTCGTCTTCAGATACCAGGGCCGGGGCCAAGACTGTTCTGTATTCTGTTTCAATTTTTTCGCTGTGTGATTTTAAAATATCAATAGTTGCTAAGAGTAAGTCCTTTGCTTTTCCGGCAGTTTCTCTCGTTTTTGAGGCTAAAAGCTCTCCGTATCTTTCGGGCGAGGTTTTTACATCTAGGGCTATCATGTCGGGTTTAAGATTTTGGGAGCTCAAAATCTCTTCCAGCCGTTCCGGAAAAAGACCGTTTGTATCTATTTTAACTTCAAGATTTAAGGCTTTAGCTTTTTCAATTAGCTCAACCAAGGCCGGGGACATAAGAGGTTCTCCTCCTGATATTACAAGGCCTGAGATAAGTTTTTTTCTTTTTTCCAAAAAGCCGTAAATTTCCGAGAGTTCATAATAATAGTTTTGACTTTCAGGAGTTCCGCTAAAGGAAGAAGGAGAGGCTAGGGCTAACTCGGCATTATGGCAGTAAGGGCAGCGCATATTACAGCCGGGCAAAAAAACCGCCGCAGCGACGCGGCGGGGAAAATTAACTAAGCTGGTTTTTTGTAAACCTGCAAGCATTAGGCTATTTGTTCTTTTTTTTCTGAAAAATTGTTAGAAACTGAAAAGTCTAAGGAACCGCTGATGGGCGGGCAATCGCAGTTACAATCGGACAGAGTTTTTTCAATCCTTTCGTTTTCGGACGAGAACATAATTCTGTGATTATATTCTTCTCGTTTTCCCTTGTTCCAGTTTCGGACTGATCGGTAATAGCCTACGATTCTGGCATAAACTTCAGTTCCTGTACCGTGAACGTTTTCAAGTTCCTTTTTTACATTTTCAATTTCTGCATTGATTTCTTCAATGTTCCGCATTTTTGTTTCCTCCCGGTTTTCGGAATAAACCCTTATTTAGCGTTCTATCCCTTATATCGGCTATTCTAACACTATATGTAGTGTTTGTCAAGCAAAAACTTAAAAAAATTAGAGAATTTTTACAATTTTTTGTCTTGATGTGAGTAAAGATGTAAAATTCCGTCGAATAAATATTTATACTGTATTGACAAAAATTAAAATTTATGTATACTATCTAGCTAGATAACTCATTATATCCTTTGCGGATAAGTCAATTACCGAAAATAAACCGCAAAGGGCTCAAAGAACGCAAAGGTTAATTTAATAGGTAAATGATATGACGATTGTTTACTTAAAAAATGACTTTTGTCACTGGTAAAGTGACCGTAAAATATGTAAACTTACAAAAATGTAAGGCAAAAAATTAAAATGTAAGCTCCCGTAAATGCTCGTTTTAATTTTTATAAATATAATTATGTAGAACTTGTAATGGAGGTTTGTATGAATATTGTACAAGTTAAAAACTTAAAAAAGACTTATCCGTTGGGAAAAGTTTTGGTTGAAGCCGTAAAAGGCGTAGATTTTGCTATTGAGCAAGGAGAATTCGTTTCTATATCAGGGCCTTCCGGTTCGGGGAAATCTACTATTCTCAATATGATAGGTTTGATAGATACACCCTCAGGCGGAGAGCTTATCATAAACAATGAAAGTATTTATAAGGAATCGGATTTTGCTTCTCTTTTAAAAAAACAAAATAAAAAAGTTAAGGTTCCTAACAAATTGGATAAAAAGATGACGGTGCTCCGGCACGAGTATTTGGGTTTTATCTTTCAATCATTTAACCTTGTACCTGTTTTAAACGTATACGAAAATATAGAGTTCCCGCTTTTATTTGGAAGAGCAAAAGAGAGTAAAGCAAAACAAAAAGAGTGGATTAACTATTTGGTAGAAAAGGTAGGGCTTACGGAATGGAAGCACCATAAATCCAACGAACTTTCAGGCGGTCAAAGACAGAGGGTTGCAATCGCAAGGGCCTTGGCTACAAAACCTCAAATAGTTTTGGCAGATGAACCTACAGCGAACCTTGACTCAAAAACGGGTATCCAAATATTGGAGCTTATGAAAGAGGTAAACCGAGAACTTAAAACAACCTTTATCTTTTCGACTCATGATTCAAAGATTGTAGATATGACAAACCACCGCATTAAGATTTTGGACGGTCAAATCCTCGAAGATGTAAAAGCTTCGGCTTAAACTTAGGAAAGTATTATGAATAAGACGATTTTTAAAATGGCGGTAAAAAATCTTTTTGCAAATAAGGCAAAGATGATTATTACCTTATCGCTTATAGGAATAGGAACCTTTTTGGTTATCCTAGGTTTCGGTATCCTAAATTTTTCATTGCAGCAAACTCAGGATGTATGTATAAGCGATTTTTCAGGCGATGTTTTAATTACCGGTAAGCCTGAAAAAGACACTATAATGGTACAGCTTTTGGGAGTTTTTCAGACAGTCAGTGTCAGCATGGATAGGCCTAAGGTGCCTTATCTAACCCCCTTTGAAAAGGTTAGGTCTAAGGTTGAAAGCCTTCCTGAAGTAAGAGGTCTTACTAATTCCGTTTTTGCAAGCGGAATGCTTAAACCCGTTGATCTTCCTGATTCATGGGAGCCTGAGGACAAGAATAGGAGCTCTTTTCCGTATTTACAGATTCTGGGTATTGAGCCTGAAAGCTATAAAAATCTTTTCGATACGATTAAAATTTATGAAGGCGAATTCCCCAAATCTTCAAACGGAAAATTTGCCATGCTTCCCCGCGATAGAAAAGAGAGATTTGAAGATTACTATGGCAGAACTTTAAAACTCGGAGACGAAATATTGATTTCTTCCTTTGCAGGAAAAGCAAGGCAGCAAAAAGTCATAATCACCGGCTTTTTCGATTATGCTCATCCCGATACGGCGATAGACGGAATAGCTTACTTTGATGTAGACACAACCCGCATTCTTGCAGATATGACACTGGGAGCGAGGACTGCAGCGGCAATTCCCGATTCTGTCGATCTAAGCCTTTCAGAAAAATCGGAAGATGAGCTTTTTTCGGATGATTTCGATTCGGATATTATAGACACCGCTGCGAGCTCAAACACAAAGATTGATTATGAAAATCTTTTGGGAAGTACCGAACTGCGCGATCAGCTCAACCTTGCCGATAATGAGGCTTGGCATCACATAGTAATAAAGCTTAAGGATTCTTCAAAAACTCAAAGTGTAATTAAAACATTAAACGACTGGTTTAAGGAAGAAGGAATAAATGCTCAGGCCTTGGACTGGAAACTCGGAATGGCGATGTATTACGGAGCAATAGAAGGCACAAGAACTCTTTTTATTACGATGCTTGCTATTCTTTCCGTGGTAGTTTTAATCGTTATAATGAATACCTTGGTGGTTGCCGTTATGCAAAGAAGTTCCGAAATAGGAACAATGAGGGCTATAGGTGCTAAAAAAGGCTTTGTAAGAAAGATATTTTTTGCGGAATCGTTTTTTATGTCCTGCGTAGGAGTTCTTATAGGTTTGGTTCTTGCTCTTATCGGAGCCGCCGTAGTTAATGCTTTTAATATCAGGGTTGGAGAGATCCTTGCAGCTATGTTCGGCGGAAAGCAAATAAGAGTAAGTATTTCTGCCGTTTCTGCTCTTTGGACAATGGCTGCAATGCTTTTAGCAGGTCTTGCCGCAAACTGGTATCCTGTAAGGCTTGCCTTAAAGATAAGTCCTCTTGAAGCAATCAACCGTTAAAAAAAGGAAAAATAGATTATGAATATATCAAAAATAGCGTTTAGGAATTTAAACAGACAAAAAAGGCGAAGCATTCTTTTGGTTTTTGCAATAGCGTTTGCTTTCTTTGTCGTTATCTTTATGGACGGCATGACTTCCGGAGCCTTAAACAGCATGGCTGGCGAAATTTCAAAAATTGTAGGCGGCCATGTTTATATAATCGGTTCAAAAAAGGCTGCAGATAAAAATGCCGATGACCCTGCTCAAGTTTATATGAATGCCGAAGATATTGCTTTAGTAGAAAAAACCGTAAAAGAATTGGGTATCGATACCGTGTACATCATAAAAAGAAGCCGCTCATCGGGTAAACTCATCTTTGAAGGAAAAGAGGTTACCTCTCAAATTGACGGCTGCAAATTTGATGAAGAAAAAATTTTGCATGACAGTATTCTTTTTAAAGAAGGAAGCTGGGAAGCCATGAAAAAAGAAAATGCGATTCTTCTTTCCGAATCGGTAGCCCAAAGCTTAAATGTAGGTTTACACGACATAGTTTTATTTGAAACCAAGACCTCGAAAGGACAGCTTACCGTTATTGAACTTCAAGTAGAAGGCATTGCAGTAAACCGCTCTCCGTTCGGCGGAATCACAAATTACATCAATTTTGATTATTTACAAAAAGTTACGGAGCTTGAAAAAGGAAGCATAGAAGTATATTCCCTTTTCTTAAAAAATCCTGACATGCAGGAAGCTTATGCTCAGATGCTCGAAAAAAAATTCGGAGAAGCAGGCCCGGCTACAAGCAGAGCTCTTGCACGACAAATTAGTCCTTCACAGCCTGCAAACAATGTACTTAAACAGCTTGAAGAAGGAAAGTGGGAAGGAACAAAATTCGGTGTAGCTTCTTTTTATGATTTTGCACCGCAAATGGTTACCCTGATGAATACCTTAAACGGTATAAGTTTCGGCGTTTTGGTTGTGCTTTTGGTTATTACGATGATCGGTATTTCAAACACCTTTAAAATTATCGTACATGAAAGAAGGGGTGAAGTCGGAACCATGCGCTCTTGCGGTATTATGAGAAGACACGTAAGACATCTTTTCCTTGCAGAAGCTTCATTTTTGTCCTTGTTTGGAGCCGTATGCGGCTTTGTCCTTGCGGTTATCGTAATGCAGGTTATATCCTTTATTCCGATTGCCTCGGATTCTCCCTTTTCGGTCTTCACCAAAAACGGATACTTTACATGGAACTTATCGGTACTTTTGGTTTTATTAAAGTTTGCGATAATGTTGGGCTTAACCCTGCTCACGGTAAGGGGCTCAGCTTCAAGAGCCGCTAATATGATTCCTGCCGAAGCGCTTAGGTCAGGAAAATAATTTAAGGAAGTTTTTATAGGAGAGTTTATGAACAAGAAATTTTTGATTGTGCTCATTGCTTTTTTTGTAAGCATGGCGGCATTTGCTGAGGTTCCTTCGACGGAGGAAATGTATAAGATTATGGACAAGGTTTTCGACAGGGGGAATTTTGAAAAAGATTTTACCAGCACTCTCACGCTGATTGTCGAAAAACCTAATCAACCTAAGGAGGTTGTTCAGTTTAAACTTTTCAGGCGTGATAAGAAAGACCAAACAACTCTTATTCAGCTTGCACCTGAAGCAGATAAGGGAAACGGTTATCTGCAAGAAAAAGATAACCTTTGGTTTTATGACCCGATTGCTCACCAGTTTACTCATTCTTCGCTTAAAAAAAATTTGGCAAACAGCGATACAAAATTATCGGATGTAAATAAAAAGTCCGAGTTTAGGCAGGCTTGGGAAATTCTTAAAATTGAAGAAGCTAAGATCGGTAAGTATGAAGTTTATGCGGTAACGGCTAAGGCTTTGCAAAAAGATGCAGCTTATGCCCAAGAAAAATTCTTTGTGCGAAAAGATGAACACCTTATTTTAAAAACAGAAAGTTACGGTGCAAGCGGAAAACACATGAGAACTACACTTATACCCAAGTATGCAAAGGTTGAAGGATTACCTCTTCCAGTTCATCAAATCTATATAAATGAACTTATAAAGGGAGAAAAAACAACGCAGATATTTCAAGATTTTAGCACTGCAAGAATTGATGATGTAGTTTTTACAAAGGCTTATTTGGAGAAGATAAACTAATATGAAAAAAATTATAATTTTTATTTTTGCCTTTCTTCCATTTTTTGTATTTGCACAAGAAAACTCCACAAATTTGGAAGATGAGCTTTTCGGCGGAGATGAAGATACTATCATCTCTGCTGAGGAAGCCCGCTCCGACAATAAGAGTGATTTTAAGTTTAAGGCCGATCTTGAAAAAGCAAGCCTGACTCTTGAAGCAAAAAAGTTGCGGATAGGCGGAAGTTTGGGTTCTTCGATGGGAATAAATTATGCTTGGGAAGATCCTTATTCAAAGAAAGATGATTACATGAAATCTTTTAAAGACGGAAAAGGTACTTTTAATACCGCCTTAAACGGAAGTCTCTTTTTTGATGCCCGCCCTGTCGAAGACTTAAAGCTCTACGGAAAATTTATTTTCGGATTTCCTTTTGAGAAGAGTTTATCGGGAGCTCTTACGATTCCGAAGAATACATTTTTTAATGCTAATGATATAATAGCTCCCATAAGTGTAAATGGGGCAGTAAACATCAAAATACAAGAACTTTACACGGATTTTTCCGCCAAAGATATTGCCTTTTTCCGTTTCGGAAAACATGCGGTAAAATGGGGAACGGGTTATTTTTATAGCCCTGCCGACGTTATAAATATTTCGAGAATCGATCCTGAAGATCCCACAGCCGACAGGGAAGGGGGGCTTTCATTAAGAACCCACATAATTATTCCTAAAACCCAGCACAATATCTGGCTCTACCTATTGCCTCCAGGGCAAGGAGACGGCTTTGATCCCAAATACACGGCAGGAGCTGCAAAGGGCGAGTTTGTTATCGGAAACTGGGAGTTGGGTGTCGGCGGCTGGTACAAATACGAAAAGGCGCCCCGGCTTGTTGCGACCTTTTCAGGCAGCATAGCAGGAAAGGTTGCCGTCTTCGGCGAAGGCGTTTTTGCCTGGGGAAGCGACTATACCTATTATAAGACCGATATGAGTCCCTATACCGAAAAAAATAAGCCCTTTTTTCAGGCTACCCTCGGCGGTTCTTACTCAAATGATGACACACACACAAGCATAGCCTTGCAATATTTTTACAACGGCTTCGGCTATTCAAATACGGATGCAGCTGTAAATATTTTGGATCAAGCAAAAAATCCTGCTTTGCTGTTTAATGCTGCATTTAGGGAAAAGGTACAAAATATCTCAGCTATGGGGAATATCGGTCAACACTACATTGCATTTACCATAAGCCAAAATAAACTCGGTACCGATAAGTTGAGCTTAAGCCTTTTTCAGCAATTTGCAATATCGGAACTTGAAGGCTTTTCAAAACTCACTCTCAATTGGAAAATATATAAATTTGCAAGTATGAGCACAGGCCCTTCTTTTAGCTATCCCTTGAGTTCTAAGTCAAAGACAAAGGGGGGAATAGGGTATACCTTATCATTCCGCCTAGGCGGCGGCACCTTCTAATCCGGCAATATGCGGCCGATGACTTTGTCGCTTCATAAAAATTAATCCTCGACGTATCAAAGATACGCCTCCGGTTAATTTTTATTCGCTTCGCGTCCTCGACTCGCCTCTTGCCGGATTAAGTCGAACAACCGCCACGGATGGCGGGTGGTTCCTTGCTTTGAGAGTTTTAGACGTAAGTCTAAAACTCTAAGATGAACAATGTACACGGATGTACATTGTTCATCAAGTATCTGCTCCCTCTATTTACGGCTTGGCTGTGTATTATCCGCCATGGATGGCTGGAGGTTCCAAACTTCGAGAGTTTGCGCTTGCCGCAAACTCTGAGATGAAAAATATGCATGGATGCACATTTTTCATCGAAATACTTGCATAATCCATAGAAATGTGCGATAATTAACCCGCATATGAGAAAATAGCTGCTTATAGTATGTTTCGGCTGCATGATGTAGGCTTTTTCTTACAATGGTTTATGTTCAGGCTGTTAAACTTATAGAAATTGAACAGTCATGCATAAATTTTTTGCTTAGGGTTATTTAGCGGTTTATCAATCGTCATAATATACCATGGGAAAGGTGTGCGGTAAAACTGTGTATTGTGCAGTTTTAAGGAGGAGTGTATGTTTGTTGAAATACGGCCTTATGAAAATAAGGCTTTGTCGGTAAATTTTAAAGCTCAAGGAGAGGATTTTTCTAAGGTGCTCCAAGCAATAAAAAAAGTGCCGGGAAGGGCTTGGTTGCCGGAACAACGGTTTTGGATTATCCCTGCCGATCGTAATTCTTGTGACATTTTGTTAAATAATCTTTATTATAACGGAATCTGTATGGCAGATTCAAGGTTTACCGGTAAAAATCATACTTCTAACTATGCTGATGCTTTTAATACTGAAACTATTGGGGAAAATGATAGTCCGGCCTCAACTTATCTTAAATCTATTCTACAAAAGCTGGATGAAGTTATTGCTGCCAAACATTACAGCAAGCGCACAGAAGAGGCTTATAGCTATTGGATAAGCCGCTTTATTAGCGAAAATAAGGATAAAAATCTTAAAGCTCTTTCCGATGATGAAATAAATTCTTTTGTTAGCCGTCTTGCAGTAAAAGAAAAGACCGCTGCTTCAAGCCAAAATCAGGCTCTTGCCGCTATTTTGTTTCTATACAAAAATATATTGGGCTTAACTATAAATACTCCTGAAAATATAGTCCGTGCAAAAAAGCCTAAAAAGCTTCCCACTGTGATGAGCCGGGAGGAAACTGCAAAGATATTTTCTATTTTGCCTGACAATGATTATAGTCTTTGTATATGCCTACTGTACGGAACCGGAATGCGGCTGATGGAAGCCCTGCGGCTAAGGGTGCAGGATATAGACTTTGATAAAAACGAGATTACCGTACATGACGGAAAGGGGGCGAAAGGCCGTAAAACTATGTTGCCGGTTTCCCTTAAATTTCCGCTTCAAAAGCATTTGGAAAAGGTACGCCTGATCCATGAAGCGGATTGCAAGGATGGTTTCGGCTCGGTGCCTCTTCCTTTTTCTCTTGCAAAAAAATATCCCAATGCCGGTAAAACTTGGGCCTGGCAGTGGGTGTTTCCCCAAGCACGCCGCTGGCGGAATAAGGAAACGGGCGAGCAGGGAAGGCATCATATCGACCCTTCCGTTATTCAGCGCACCCTGCATGAAGCTGTTTTAAAGTCAGGCATCCCTAAGCCGATAGGCTGTCACACCTTCCGCCACTCGTTTGCAACGCATCTTTTGGAAGCCGGTTACGATATCCGCACGATCCAAGAACTTCTCGGCCACAGCGATGTTAAAACCACCATGGTTTATACACACGTCCTAAACCGAGGCAGTCTGGGAGTGCAAAGCCCCATAGACAGGATGTGAATTTGTTTATTTATTTATTTAGTGAAGATAGGCCTAATCTGCCGATGGAGTTTTATACGCTTGGTTATTATGGTAGAAAAAGCTTATTTTTGTTTTGCGGCAGTTTAGATTGAAAATTATTGGGTTTTATGATATAGTGAGGAAGGGTCGAAGGAATGTTAGGTTGACAAGCTAACCGCTTGCGGAAAGACTTGTACTTAATCTGCAAATATATTAATTTGTATAGAAATTTATATATTAATAAAGTCTAAAACTGAAAATATAATTCTTAGATTTGCTAAGAATGAAAACAGCTTAATATATGCTAAAATAAAAAGTTAGCTATGGAGTTTATTTGAAATTTGTTAAATAAATAAAAGTTTCGTTTTTCATAATTTAAGCATATGCTTGACAATATATCCTTATAAATATATACTTTTGATAGGGATATTTTATGGGTAAAACTGTTATAAGTGAAAATCGTCGTTTTGAATGGGATGAAGAAAAGAATGAAATCAACTGTAAAAAACATGGTTTCGGGTTTGAAGAGATAACGGATGTCTTTGATGATCCATATTTTCTTGTCCGATATGATAAAAATCATTCTGTTGATGAAGAAAGATGGAATGGTATAGGTTGTATAAATGGAATGTTGGTTCTTGTAACTACTTTTACGGAACGTGAACGAATTAGAATTATTTCAGCTCAAAGAGCAGATAATGATTTGAAGGAGGTCTATTATGATTACATCAAAAAAATTAACGGCTGAACGAATTGCAGAAATTGAGAAATTCCCTATTACCTATGATGAAGATTCTCCGAAATTCTCAAAGGAAGAATTACAGGAATTTGTTCCGTATCATAAAGAGTATTTCGACATAACACCAAAAAAGGTATCAATTTCATTTAAAATTGATGCTGATATTCTTGCAATGATGAAGGCAACTGGTAAAGGTTATCAGACAAGAATAAACAAATGTCTTAGAGATGCTGTTTTCGAAGGTAGATTTTAACCTAACACCCGCTTCAACCTGACATTGCGGACAAGCCGCAAATGCAGGTTAAGCGAATGTTATACGGATGCCTACGGCACTATAAACTGTAACTTTGAAAAAATGGTGTGTGTTTTTTGTAAATTAAAGCGTAATAGCCAAATTAAAAGCTTAGGTTCTTTTGAATAAAGTTTTGTTTTATTATAATATCTACTTTGATAAGTAAAAATAAGCTTTTATCTAAGTATTTAAAACTCATTAAGGAAATCGATGAATAAAAGTCCTTCGGACGGTCTGGTATTTATAATAATTAACTTGTTAAGGAAAATGAGCTTTTATCTTAGTATTTTATAACTCGCTAAGGAAATCAATAAATAAAAGTCCTTCGGACGGTCATGTAATTATAATAATTAACTTGTTAAGGAAAATAGAATTTTATTTTTTGTATTTTAAAATTATATGAAAATATTAAAAATAAAGTTTATTTATAATATAAAGCGGTTAAGTTGTATAAAATTTTAGTATTATAGTTAAATTTTTATTTTTTTAAATTTAGTAATTAAAAGCGGGGTAGTAAAAAAAATAAAGTCTTATTGTTAAGAATAAGTTTATGATTTTAAGATAAATACTATTTATAAAAGATTAGTTTTGTAAATAATATAGAATTATAGTTAAATTATATAGTTTATAATATATGCTTTAAGTAATGTAAAAGTTGAATATGCAAATTATAAAGCTTTATAGTAAAATTTTAAGTTTTTATTTATTGAATGTAGTAATAAAAAGCAAAATAAGGCAAGATTAAAAGCTTAATTGTTAATATAAGCGGTTGAGTTAAAATAAGAGCGTATAACACCCGCTTCAACCTGACATTGCGGACGGAGCCGCAAATGCAGGTCAAGCGAATGTTAGATGGATGCCTAACGGCACAATTAACTGCAACTTTGAAAAAGTAGTGTGTATTTTTTTGTAAATTAAAGCGTAAAACCCAAGTTAAAAGCTTAGGTTCTTTGAATAAAGTTTTGTTTTATTATAATATCTATTTTGATAAGGAAAAATAAACTTTCATCTGAGGATTTTTAAACTCGTTAAGGAAATCAACAAAATAAAAGTCTTTCGGACGGTCTGTGTTTATAATAATTATTTTCTAAGGAAAATTAAAATTTATCTAAGTATTTTAAACTCGTTAAGGAAATCGACGATTTAAAAGTCCTTCGGACGGGCGTGGTAATTATAATAATTATTTGCTAAGTAAAATAAAATTTTAGCTTTATAGTAAAATTATTGATTTTTTTAAATTTAACGATGAAAAGCTGTATAGGTTAAAAAATAAAGTTTTATTGTTAAGAATAAGTTATAATTTTAAGATAATATTATTTATAAAAGATTAGTTTTGTAAATAATATAGAATTATAGTTAAAATAATAGTTTTTAATATATGCGTTAAGTAATATGAAAGTTATATATGCAAATAATAAAGCTTTATAGTAAAATTTTAAGTTTTTATTTATTAAATATTGTAATAAAAAGCAAAATAGTATAAAATTAAAAGCATAATTGTTAATATAAGCAGGATAGGTAAAATAAAATCATCTAACACTCGCTTCAACCTGACATTGCGGACAAGCCGCAAATGCAGGTTAAGCGGTAGTTAGGACGACACGCCTTTGGCGTGCGATGTTTTGGAGGAAATATATGAAATTAGATGGATTTGGTGTTTTTGTAAAAGATATGCCGACAATGGTTCGTTTTTACAGAGATGTATTGGGATTTGAAATCAAAGAGGCAGAAGATGCTTCAAATGTGTTTCTTGAAAAAGACGGTACACTGTTTCTATTTTACAGACGCTCAGATTTTGAAAATATGACTTCTACAAAATTCAATTATGCAGAAAAGATAAATGGGCATTTTGAAATTGCTTTAGGTGTAGAAAATTTTGCGGCAGTTGATAAAGCGTATAATGAAATAGTTGCAAAGGGCGGAAAATCCGTAATGCCACCTACAACAGAGCCTTGGGGACAGCGAACCTGCTATATTGCCGACCCCGAAGGAAATCTTGTGGAAATTGGTTCTTTTGTGAAAGAATAAGTAATATTTTTTCAGCAAGTTCGTATTGCTAAAAAATGAATTGAACTTTGGGGCGAAGCTATAGGCTGTTGTATTTTAAGTTTTTAGGAAATTAAAAAACATTTTCTTATAGAAAAGAAAAATATATAAATAACAAGTTGCTTTATGCCTCTAAAAGGAGGATAATAAGTAATGGCTTCTAGTAAAGATTACTTGGATTTTATGCTTGACCAGCTTTCTGATTTGGAAGATATAACTTTTCGACAGATGATGGGAGAGTATATAATTTATTATAGGGGTAAAATCATCGGCGGAATCTATGATAATCGCTTTCTTGTAAAACCTACAAAATCAGTATTGGAAAAAATGCCCAAGGCTCAGTATGAAGTGCCGTATGATGGTGCAAAGGAAATGATTTTAGTTGAAGAGCTAGATAACCGTGAATTTCTTAGGGAATTGATTTTTGCGATGTATGGGGAACTGCCGGAACAAAAGAGAAAAAGATCCTAACACTCGCTTCAACCTGACATTGCGGACGAGCCGCAAATGCAGGTCAAGCGAATGTTAGATTGACCTGCCTAAAGGCAGGCAGGTAATGGAACCAATCAAAACATTCCTTCGACAAAAAATAAAATGATTGCAGTAAAAAAGGATACTGCAAGAAGGAAGGATTAAAGATGAAACAGAAAAAAATAGTTTCAATGATTGGAACGCTTATATTAGCACTGATAAGCGTTGTATTAGTTGTTGGCTGCTCAACAGTAAGACCTATAGAAACAACAGCACAATTTCCAGCTGATGGAAGTAAGTATGTTATATTAGGTAGAGTAGAGTATAAAGGTAAATTGTCAGGATCCGGAGGTGGATACACAAAATTGCTTGAAGTTGCAAAAGAAATGTATCCTAAGGCTGATGATGTTGTTAATGTAGTCATTGATGGACGAGGAAAGAAAGGTAATTATGATTACATAATTCTTTCAGGTATAGCAATTGACTATGTTGAAGTAAAGTAGAATATTCATAGGAATAAAAAAGTAGTTTACATATAAAAGTTCCATAAAACGTGTAAACTACTTTTTAGCTATGTATTTAAAAATAATTTAGTAAAGAAATCTAACACTCGCTTCAACCTGACATTGCGGAGGAACCGCAAATGCAGGTTAAGCGAATGTTAGGTTGACCTGCCTAAAGGCAGGCAGGTGCGGAACCGACCTATAACATTTATTTCGATCTAAAAATAAATTTATAGGAGATTGTGATGGAGAAAGAAGATGATAAACTTGCTGAAAAACTTGCAGCAGGTACTGGAGCCGCATTGGGTGCTGGAGGTGCAATAGCAGGAGCTGGGGCTGCAATCACGGCAGCAGGTACTGGAGCAGGAGCAGCTGCAATAACATCAGGATTAGCTGCAGTAGGCGGTTCAATGTTGGGAGGAATTGCTCTTGTTGCGGCTGCCCCCGTAGCAGCTGCAGTTGGATTAGGAGCTGCAGGGTATGGAATTGCGAAATCCATAAAAAATAAAAAGAAATTGGAAGAGGAAAACAGAAAACTTAGAGAAGAACTCTCTAAAAGATAAGGTCATAGTTAAAAACTCAGGTTAGATTTTTACAGATGACTAGTGGGTATTTTATCAGCTTTTATTTATAAATGGCATATAAAATATGTAGTAAATTAAACCAAAGTGCAACCTTTAAAAAC
It encodes:
- a CDS encoding anaerobic ribonucleoside-triphosphate reductase activating protein, translating into MLAGLQKTSLVNFPRRVAAAVFLPGCNMRCPYCHNAELALASPSSFSGTPESQNYYYELSEIYGFLEKRKKLISGLVISGGEPLMSPALVELIEKAKALNLEVKIDTNGLFPERLEEILSSQNLKPDMIALDVKTSPERYGELLASKTRETAGKAKDLLLATIDILKSHSEKIETEYRTVLAPALVSEDEIKKIASLLPKNARWRLTQFVPGVCLNPEWNSIEPYPLSTAKGLTALAKSIINDTELR
- the nrdD gene encoding anaerobic ribonucleoside-triphosphate reductase, yielding MRNIEEINAEIENVKKELENVHGTGTEVYARIVGYYRSVRNWNKGKREEYNHRIMFSSENERIEKTLSDCNCDCPPISGSLDFSVSNNFSEKKEQIA
- a CDS encoding ABC transporter ATP-binding protein encodes the protein MNIVQVKNLKKTYPLGKVLVEAVKGVDFAIEQGEFVSISGPSGSGKSTILNMIGLIDTPSGGELIINNESIYKESDFASLLKKQNKKVKVPNKLDKKMTVLRHEYLGFIFQSFNLVPVLNVYENIEFPLLFGRAKESKAKQKEWINYLVEKVGLTEWKHHKSNELSGGQRQRVAIARALATKPQIVLADEPTANLDSKTGIQILELMKEVNRELKTTFIFSTHDSKIVDMTNHRIKILDGQILEDVKASA
- a CDS encoding ABC transporter permease: MNKTIFKMAVKNLFANKAKMIITLSLIGIGTFLVILGFGILNFSLQQTQDVCISDFSGDVLITGKPEKDTIMVQLLGVFQTVSVSMDRPKVPYLTPFEKVRSKVESLPEVRGLTNSVFASGMLKPVDLPDSWEPEDKNRSSFPYLQILGIEPESYKNLFDTIKIYEGEFPKSSNGKFAMLPRDRKERFEDYYGRTLKLGDEILISSFAGKARQQKVIITGFFDYAHPDTAIDGIAYFDVDTTRILADMTLGARTAAAIPDSVDLSLSEKSEDELFSDDFDSDIIDTAASSNTKIDYENLLGSTELRDQLNLADNEAWHHIVIKLKDSSKTQSVIKTLNDWFKEEGINAQALDWKLGMAMYYGAIEGTRTLFITMLAILSVVVLIVIMNTLVVAVMQRSSEIGTMRAIGAKKGFVRKIFFAESFFMSCVGVLIGLVLALIGAAVVNAFNIRVGEILAAMFGGKQIRVSISAVSALWTMAAMLLAGLAANWYPVRLALKISPLEAINR
- a CDS encoding ABC transporter permease, translated to MNISKIAFRNLNRQKRRSILLVFAIAFAFFVVIFMDGMTSGALNSMAGEISKIVGGHVYIIGSKKAADKNADDPAQVYMNAEDIALVEKTVKELGIDTVYIIKRSRSSGKLIFEGKEVTSQIDGCKFDEEKILHDSILFKEGSWEAMKKENAILLSESVAQSLNVGLHDIVLFETKTSKGQLTVIELQVEGIAVNRSPFGGITNYINFDYLQKVTELEKGSIEVYSLFLKNPDMQEAYAQMLEKKFGEAGPATSRALARQISPSQPANNVLKQLEEGKWEGTKFGVASFYDFAPQMVTLMNTLNGISFGVLVVLLVITMIGISNTFKIIVHERRGEVGTMRSCGIMRRHVRHLFLAEASFLSLFGAVCGFVLAVIVMQVISFIPIASDSPFSVFTKNGYFTWNLSVLLVLLKFAIMLGLTLLTVRGSASRAANMIPAEALRSGK
- a CDS encoding outer membrane lipoprotein-sorting protein — protein: MGEFMNKKFLIVLIAFFVSMAAFAEVPSTEEMYKIMDKVFDRGNFEKDFTSTLTLIVEKPNQPKEVVQFKLFRRDKKDQTTLIQLAPEADKGNGYLQEKDNLWFYDPIAHQFTHSSLKKNLANSDTKLSDVNKKSEFRQAWEILKIEEAKIGKYEVYAVTAKALQKDAAYAQEKFFVRKDEHLILKTESYGASGKHMRTTLIPKYAKVEGLPLPVHQIYINELIKGEKTTQIFQDFSTARIDDVVFTKAYLEKIN